In Pasteurella multocida subsp. multocida OH4807, a genomic segment contains:
- a CDS encoding F0F1 ATP synthase subunit alpha (COG0056 F0F1-type ATP synthase, alpha subunit): MQLNSTEISELIKKRIAQFDVVSEARNTGTIVSVSDGIIRIHGLSEVMQGEMIALPGNRYAMALNLERDSVGAVVMGPYADLAEGMEVQCTGRILEVPVGRGLLGRVVNTLGEPIDGKGEIVNDGFSPVEVIAPGVIDRKSVDQPVQTGYKAVDSMVPIGRGQRELIIGDRQTGKTALAIDAIINQRDSGIKCIYVAIGQKASTIANVVRKLEEHGALQNTIVVVASASESAALQYLAPYSGCAMGEYFRDRGEDALIVYDDLSKQAVAYRQISLLLRRPPGREAFPGDVFYLHSRLLERASRVNEDYVERFTNGEVKGKTGSLTALPIIETQAGDVSAFVPTNVISITDGQIFLESNLFNSGIRPAVNPGISVSRVGGSAQTKVVKKLAGGIRTALAQYRELAAFAQFASDLDDATRKQLSHGQKVTELLKQKQYSPLSVAQQALVLFAVEFGYLDEVELDRIGSFESALLEYANHNHADFMRELTQSGNYNDEIKDSLKGILDSFKANSAW; this comes from the coding sequence ATGCAACTAAATTCTACAGAAATTAGTGAATTGATTAAAAAACGCATTGCCCAATTTGATGTAGTGAGTGAAGCACGTAATACTGGGACAATCGTTTCTGTGAGTGACGGTATTATCCGTATTCATGGATTAAGTGAAGTAATGCAAGGTGAAATGATTGCATTACCTGGTAACCGTTATGCTATGGCACTTAACTTAGAAAGAGACTCTGTGGGTGCGGTAGTAATGGGCCCTTATGCAGATCTTGCAGAAGGTATGGAAGTTCAATGTACAGGTCGTATCCTTGAAGTACCCGTTGGTCGTGGTTTATTAGGTCGTGTAGTTAATACATTAGGTGAACCAATCGATGGTAAAGGTGAAATCGTAAATGATGGTTTCTCACCAGTTGAAGTCATTGCGCCAGGTGTTATCGATCGTAAATCGGTAGATCAACCAGTTCAAACTGGTTATAAAGCCGTTGACTCAATGGTGCCAATCGGTCGTGGTCAACGTGAGTTGATTATCGGTGACCGTCAAACAGGTAAAACCGCATTAGCAATCGATGCGATCATCAACCAACGTGATTCAGGTATCAAATGTATCTATGTTGCGATCGGTCAAAAAGCATCAACAATTGCGAACGTAGTGCGTAAGTTAGAAGAACACGGTGCACTACAAAACACGATCGTTGTTGTTGCTTCGGCATCTGAATCAGCTGCATTACAATATCTTGCGCCATATTCTGGTTGTGCAATGGGTGAATATTTCCGTGATCGCGGTGAAGATGCGTTAATCGTTTATGATGATTTATCAAAACAAGCAGTAGCATACCGTCAAATTTCATTATTATTACGTCGTCCACCAGGTCGTGAAGCATTCCCTGGGGATGTATTCTACCTACACTCTCGTTTACTTGAGCGTGCATCACGTGTAAATGAAGATTATGTTGAGCGTTTTACTAACGGTGAAGTGAAAGGAAAAACAGGTTCTTTAACCGCACTTCCGATCATTGAAACCCAAGCAGGTGACGTTTCTGCATTCGTTCCAACAAACGTAATTTCGATTACCGATGGTCAGATTTTCTTAGAATCTAACCTATTTAACTCAGGTATTCGCCCTGCGGTAAACCCAGGTATTTCGGTATCTCGTGTTGGTGGTTCTGCACAAACTAAAGTGGTTAAAAAATTAGCAGGTGGTATTCGTACAGCACTTGCTCAATATCGTGAATTAGCAGCATTTGCTCAATTTGCTTCAGACCTTGATGATGCAACTCGTAAACAATTATCTCATGGTCAAAAAGTAACTGAATTATTGAAACAAAAACAATATTCTCCATTATCAGTAGCACAGCAAGCGTTAGTGTTATTTGCAGTGGAATTTGGTTATTTAGATGAAGTGGAGTTAGATCGTATTGGTTCGTTTGAATCAGCACTTTTAGAGTATGCTAACCATAACCATGCTGACTTTATGCGTGAGCTAACCCAATCTGGCAACTACAATGATGAAATCAAAGATTCATTGAAGGGCATTTTGGATAGCTTCAAAGCAAACAGTGCGTGGTAA
- a CDS encoding F0F1 ATP synthase subunit gamma (COG0224 F0F1-type ATP synthase, gamma subunit), producing the protein MAGAKEIRTKIASVKSTQKITKAMEMVAASKMRKTQERMSSSRPYSETIRNVISHVSKATIGYKHPFLVDRDIKNVGIIVVSTDRGLCGGLNVNLFKTVLNEMKDWKEKQVSVQLSLIGSKSINFFQSMGIKILTQDSGIGDTPSIEQLIGSVNSMIDAYKKGEVDVVYLVYNKFINTMSQKPVLEKLIPLPELDNDELGERKQVWDYIYEPDAKVLLDNLLIRYLESQVYQAAVENLASEQAARMVAMKAATDNAGNLINDLQLVYNKARQASITNELNEIVAGAAAI; encoded by the coding sequence ATGGCAGGTGCTAAAGAGATAAGAACCAAAATCGCGAGTGTAAAAAGTACACAAAAAATTACTAAAGCGATGGAAATGGTTGCTGCCTCCAAAATGCGTAAAACGCAAGAACGTATGTCTTCTTCACGCCCTTATTCAGAAACAATACGTAATGTGATTAGCCACGTTTCAAAAGCAACGATCGGTTATAAACATCCATTTTTAGTGGATCGAGATATTAAAAATGTGGGCATCATTGTGGTGTCTACAGACCGAGGTCTTTGTGGTGGCTTAAACGTGAACTTGTTTAAAACTGTATTAAATGAAATGAAAGACTGGAAAGAAAAACAAGTTTCTGTTCAGTTAAGTTTAATCGGTTCTAAATCTATCAACTTTTTCCAATCTATGGGTATCAAAATCCTTACCCAAGATTCAGGTATTGGTGATACACCTTCTATTGAGCAATTGATTGGGTCAGTAAACTCAATGATTGATGCTTATAAGAAAGGTGAAGTTGATGTGGTGTATTTGGTGTATAACAAATTCATTAACACAATGTCACAAAAGCCTGTGTTGGAAAAATTAATTCCATTACCAGAATTAGATAATGATGAATTAGGCGAAAGAAAACAAGTGTGGGATTATATTTACGAACCTGATGCAAAAGTCTTATTAGATAATTTACTCATTCGTTATTTAGAATCTCAAGTTTATCAAGCGGCAGTTGAAAATCTTGCTTCTGAACAAGCGGCTCGAATGGTTGCAATGAAAGCGGCAACTGACAATGCGGGCAACTTAATTAACGACTTACAGTTAGTGTATAACAAAGCTCGTCAAGCAAGTATTACAAATGAATTAAATGAAATTGTTGCGGGTGCAGCAGCAATTTAA